From Streptomyces sp. NBC_00370, a single genomic window includes:
- a CDS encoding GOLPH3/VPS74 family protein, translated as MGKSRRSIPEELLLLALDPATGTTAQPQSLDLGLAGAQLVELALAGRIAPDGDRIAVVMPRPTGDPTLDSALELLRRRGSPVRAVHWIGGPRLGLRQTYLSHLERCGMVHAVAGQMCGVLPTTRYQATETAISREIKARLDSAIRTGVPPDPRTAALAALAHAVGLGKHLYPGNEGRSSRSRLRDLIRHDPMGGLVAHAVMDVQNGVAAQPRRNPTQSAPVAPGGRPGGVPMQPQRGGSMARVAAH; from the coding sequence ATGGGCAAGAGCCGCAGAAGTATTCCGGAGGAGCTCCTGTTGCTCGCTCTGGACCCGGCCACGGGTACCACAGCGCAGCCGCAGTCGCTCGACCTCGGCCTGGCCGGAGCTCAGCTAGTGGAGCTGGCTCTGGCAGGACGGATAGCCCCTGACGGGGATCGTATCGCCGTGGTGATGCCGCGGCCGACCGGAGATCCGACTCTGGACTCCGCACTGGAACTGCTGCGCAGACGCGGCAGCCCGGTTCGGGCGGTCCACTGGATTGGCGGGCCCCGACTGGGGCTGCGCCAGACGTACCTCTCGCATCTGGAGCGGTGCGGCATGGTTCATGCCGTCGCGGGCCAGATGTGCGGAGTGCTGCCGACGACTCGCTACCAAGCGACGGAGACGGCGATCAGCCGGGAGATCAAGGCCCGGCTGGACAGTGCGATCCGCACCGGCGTACCGCCGGACCCGCGGACCGCGGCGCTTGCCGCGCTGGCCCACGCGGTCGGACTCGGCAAGCACCTGTATCCCGGCAACGAAGGGCGCTCATCGCGCTCCCGGCTCCGGGATCTGATCAGACACGACCCCATGGGCGGACTCGTGGCGCATGCCGTGATGGACGTCCAGAACGGTGTGGCGGCTCAGCCACGCCGTAATCCCACCCAGAGCGCGCCAGTCGCTCCGGGCGGCCGACCAGGGGGCGTGCCGATGCAGCCGCAGCGCGGCGGGTCCATGGCTCGCGTAGCGGCGCACTGA
- a CDS encoding DUF397 domain-containing protein, translating to MAIIQGATDTWTKSSYSGGNGACVEVKSPEVQAIAVRDSKAPEGPSISFVPTSWNAFVRDVNSGVI from the coding sequence ATGGCAATCATTCAGGGCGCTACGGACACGTGGACGAAGTCTTCGTACTCCGGCGGAAATGGCGCGTGCGTAGAGGTCAAGTCCCCCGAGGTCCAGGCCATCGCGGTCCGGGACTCCAAGGCCCCCGAGGGCCCCTCGATCTCTTTCGTCCCGACGTCATGGAACGCGTTCGTGCGCGATGTGAACTCGGGCGTGATTTAG
- a CDS encoding class II fumarate hydratase, producing the protein MSDVPEADQLWGEATGHAVRAFPVSGVPMPEEFLTALVRVKRAAAQANVELGLISHAQAKAIVAAVDLLLDGELWDQFPVDVYQTGSATSSNMNANEVIAELARRAEPPVELLPHEHVNRCQSSNDVVPTAMRIATAVALRTRLLPALDAFEAELAVKAVEFWDVLKVARTHLQDATPMRLGQEFHGYAGQVARSRRRIEAAITGLSELPLGGTAVGTGLNAHPEFAARTCARLAAELGIGFVETDNHFCGQSTLDDMISAHAAVTTAALALHKIGCDIRLLATGPRAGLGELRVPDVRVSSSIMPGKVPPSVIESLTMVVARVVGNDAAVTFAQTGSVLELNVMMPVVIDAALQSVRLLSAAVWNVNRQCLQGLAATDAGPANVRRSVMLTTALSPHIGYHAAAEITADALASGDEIEEVAARHGITPQQFAEWVDPVAMAGDPRPPGREVSG; encoded by the coding sequence ATGAGCGACGTACCGGAAGCCGATCAGCTGTGGGGGGAGGCGACCGGGCACGCGGTCCGGGCGTTCCCGGTCAGCGGCGTCCCGATGCCGGAGGAATTCCTCACCGCGCTGGTACGGGTCAAACGCGCGGCGGCGCAGGCCAACGTGGAGCTGGGGCTGATCAGTCACGCGCAGGCGAAGGCGATCGTCGCCGCGGTCGATCTGCTGCTGGACGGGGAGCTGTGGGACCAGTTCCCCGTGGACGTCTACCAGACGGGCTCGGCGACGTCGAGCAACATGAACGCCAACGAGGTCATCGCGGAACTCGCCCGCCGCGCCGAGCCGCCGGTGGAGCTGCTGCCGCACGAGCACGTCAACCGCTGCCAGTCGTCCAACGATGTCGTGCCGACGGCGATGCGGATCGCGACGGCGGTCGCGCTGCGCACGCGGCTGCTGCCCGCACTTGACGCCTTCGAAGCCGAACTGGCCGTGAAGGCAGTCGAGTTCTGGGACGTGCTGAAGGTCGCCAGGACCCATCTGCAGGACGCCACCCCGATGCGGCTCGGCCAGGAGTTCCACGGCTACGCGGGACAGGTCGCCCGGTCGCGGCGGCGGATCGAGGCCGCGATCACCGGACTGTCCGAGCTGCCGCTCGGCGGTACGGCGGTCGGTACGGGGCTCAACGCGCACCCGGAGTTCGCCGCGCGCACCTGCGCCCGGCTCGCCGCCGAGCTGGGCATCGGCTTTGTGGAGACCGACAACCACTTCTGCGGCCAGAGCACCCTGGACGACATGATCTCGGCGCACGCCGCCGTGACCACGGCGGCGCTGGCGCTGCACAAGATCGGCTGCGACATCAGGCTCCTGGCGACGGGACCGCGCGCGGGACTGGGCGAACTGCGGGTGCCCGACGTGCGGGTGTCGAGCAGCATCATGCCCGGCAAGGTGCCGCCGTCGGTGATCGAGTCGCTGACGATGGTGGTGGCGCGGGTCGTCGGCAACGACGCCGCCGTCACGTTCGCGCAGACCGGCAGTGTGCTGGAGCTGAACGTGATGATGCCGGTCGTCATCGACGCCGCGCTGCAGTCGGTACGGCTGCTGTCGGCGGCCGTATGGAACGTCAACCGGCAGTGCCTCCAGGGCCTGGCGGCGACGGACGCGGGCCCCGCGAACGTACGGCGCAGTGTGATGCTGACGACCGCGCTCTCCCCGCACATCGGGTACCACGCGGCGGCGGAGATCACCGCCGACGCGCTCGCGTCCGGCGACGAGATCGAAGAGGTCGCGGCCCGGCACGGGATCACGCCTCAGCAGTTCGCCGAGTGGGTGGATCCGGTGGCGATGGCGGGGGACCCGCGACCGCCGGGGCGCGAAGTGTCCGGGTAG
- a CDS encoding D-alanyl-D-alanine carboxypeptidase, with product MRHEGDTVAGESPGKSEQRKSSGETTASERDPRLAVFRDAEADDTPSDGTDTDAVIPPPAEEDARLREAVATWVSTPTPAPPSAEPERAEPTSREPDSGPTPEAERAAEPDSAGEDPDATPDDEAPAGEDATDEPTSGGAASGRDAGGDWAASDKAAADGDDSGDAAVDDAAPDDKTDADVADREEEEAPAEAASGGDTPGDSDAASDEAASDDAADDEAPAGDADDDEVASDKAGAEEAGAEPEAGDGGDAARAGRAGTSPDTLVVGNVVGNKGARSALKAPEGASERAAGSKGGEDGEGRQEGSDGPEEGDGPVDQPTAVFKALKRPGAEAPVAEPPVAEPPVDQPTTALKLPDRGGSTFVPLKRDDQPSGTSGTAGTAGTAGTAGTAGTSGTAGTAVRPGAVPSTPLPAPGAFAGAEQTRQQPLPPKPPLDLLAELTNTPPPPQTPARTAFRRVKIWTPLVVLLLIVFAVVQAVRPLPAPTLALTAKPTFSFGGKNPTLPWPGEGQGYMVANGLGTMDSFGEQKAVPIGSVAKAMTAYLVLKDHPLKPKQNGPSVPVDAKAESDGQLFTEDESTLDTVKAGDKLSLRDALSALMIPSANNIARLLARWDAGSEKAFVKKMNDTAKELGMKNTTYTDPSGLIATTVSTSEDQVKLGQRLVEIPALMNITKLPSWTDPSGKTWRNYNTLVPYNGALGIKTGTTTKAGGCLLFAAHKMVGGTDQLIVGAVLGQHKAPIIDTVNAVSKTAMMGAQDALESKKIVRKGQVVGNVDDGMGGSVPVVATKDVDAVGWSGLTVKLDLDATGTLPHAAAAGTHVGTLSVGEGASQVKVAVALKSDLVEPGFGSKLTRVS from the coding sequence ATGCGACATGAAGGAGACACGGTGGCGGGCGAGTCCCCCGGCAAGTCGGAACAGCGGAAGTCGTCGGGGGAGACGACGGCGAGCGAACGGGATCCGCGGCTAGCGGTCTTCCGTGATGCGGAAGCTGACGATACCCCGAGTGACGGCACGGACACGGACGCGGTGATTCCGCCGCCGGCCGAGGAGGACGCGCGGCTGCGGGAGGCGGTGGCGACGTGGGTGTCGACCCCGACCCCGGCGCCGCCGTCGGCGGAGCCCGAACGGGCGGAGCCGACGTCGCGGGAGCCCGACTCCGGGCCGACGCCTGAGGCCGAGCGAGCCGCGGAGCCGGATTCCGCGGGGGAGGACCCGGACGCGACCCCCGACGACGAGGCCCCTGCCGGGGAGGACGCCACGGACGAGCCCACCTCCGGTGGTGCCGCCTCCGGCCGTGACGCCGGCGGCGACTGGGCGGCCTCCGACAAGGCAGCCGCTGACGGGGACGATTCCGGCGATGCGGCGGTGGACGACGCGGCTCCCGACGACAAGACCGACGCCGACGTCGCGGACCGCGAGGAGGAGGAAGCCCCCGCGGAGGCTGCCTCCGGTGGAGACACCCCGGGCGACAGCGACGCGGCCTCCGACGAGGCCGCCTCCGACGACGCCGCTGACGACGAAGCCCCTGCCGGGGACGCGGACGACGACGAGGTGGCCTCCGACAAGGCGGGCGCCGAAGAGGCAGGTGCCGAGCCCGAAGCGGGCGACGGCGGCGACGCGGCCCGTGCCGGGCGCGCCGGCACGTCGCCCGACACCTTGGTCGTCGGCAACGTCGTCGGCAACAAGGGCGCCCGGAGCGCTCTGAAGGCGCCTGAGGGGGCGTCCGAGCGCGCGGCGGGCTCCAAGGGCGGCGAGGACGGCGAAGGCCGTCAGGAGGGCTCTGACGGGCCTGAGGAGGGCGACGGGCCGGTCGATCAGCCCACCGCCGTCTTCAAGGCGCTCAAGCGCCCGGGTGCCGAGGCGCCCGTCGCCGAGCCGCCCGTCGCCGAGCCGCCCGTCGACCAGCCCACCACCGCGCTCAAGCTGCCCGACCGTGGCGGCAGCACGTTCGTACCGCTGAAGCGCGACGACCAGCCGTCCGGCACGTCCGGCACGGCAGGCACGGCAGGCACGGCAGGCACGGCAGGCACGGCAGGCACGTCCGGTACGGCAGGCACGGCCGTGCGGCCCGGTGCCGTGCCGTCGACGCCGTTGCCCGCGCCCGGCGCCTTCGCCGGGGCCGAGCAGACCCGGCAGCAGCCGCTGCCGCCCAAGCCGCCGCTCGATCTGCTCGCCGAGCTGACCAACACGCCGCCCCCGCCGCAGACCCCCGCCCGCACCGCGTTCCGCCGGGTCAAGATCTGGACGCCGCTGGTCGTGCTGCTGCTGATCGTCTTTGCGGTCGTACAGGCCGTACGCCCGCTGCCCGCGCCCACGCTCGCCCTGACCGCCAAGCCGACGTTCTCCTTCGGCGGCAAGAACCCCACGCTGCCCTGGCCGGGCGAGGGGCAGGGCTACATGGTGGCGAACGGGCTCGGCACGATGGACTCGTTCGGCGAGCAGAAAGCCGTGCCCATCGGCAGTGTCGCCAAGGCGATGACCGCCTACCTGGTGCTCAAGGACCACCCGCTGAAGCCCAAGCAGAACGGTCCCTCCGTCCCCGTCGACGCCAAGGCGGAGTCCGACGGGCAGCTCTTCACCGAGGACGAGTCCACGCTGGACACCGTCAAGGCCGGCGACAAGCTGAGCCTGCGTGACGCGCTGTCGGCCCTGATGATTCCGTCTGCGAACAACATCGCCCGGCTGCTGGCCCGCTGGGACGCGGGTTCCGAGAAGGCGTTCGTCAAGAAGATGAACGACACCGCCAAGGAACTCGGCATGAAGAACACGACGTACACGGATCCGTCGGGGCTGATCGCGACGACCGTCAGCACGTCGGAGGACCAGGTGAAGCTCGGACAGCGGCTCGTCGAGATCCCGGCGCTGATGAACATCACCAAGCTGCCGTCCTGGACGGACCCGTCCGGCAAGACCTGGCGCAACTACAACACGCTCGTCCCGTACAACGGCGCGCTCGGCATCAAGACCGGTACGACCACGAAGGCGGGCGGCTGCCTGCTGTTCGCCGCGCACAAGATGGTCGGCGGTACGGACCAGCTGATCGTCGGCGCGGTGCTCGGCCAGCACAAGGCGCCGATCATCGACACCGTCAACGCGGTCAGCAAGACCGCGATGATGGGCGCGCAGGACGCGTTGGAGAGCAAGAAGATCGTCCGCAAGGGCCAGGTCGTCGGGAACGTGGACGACGGCATGGGCGGCTCCGTGCCCGTCGTCGCGACGAAGGACGTCGACGCCGTCGGCTGGTCGGGGCTCACCGTCAAGCTGGACCTCGACGCGACCGGGACCCTGCCGCACGCGGCGGCGGCCGGCACCCACGTCGGCACGCTGTCCGTCGGCGAGGGCGCCAGTCAGGTGAAGGTCGCCGTCGCGCTCAAGAGCGACCTCGTGGAGCCCGGCTTCGGCTCCAAGCTCACCCGGGTGAGCTGA
- a CDS encoding helix-turn-helix domain-containing protein codes for MASSVNPTVRRRRLGQELRRLRELKGMTAEEVAERLLVSQSKISRLENGRRSISQRDVRDLCGVYEVEDHRIVDSLMQMAKDSRQQGWWHAFGDIPYSVYIGLETDAASLRVFEPQVVPGLLQTRPYAEALINGALPETAVADVEKRVGVRMRRQDRVNTPDEPLRLWAVVDEAALRRVVGNKQLMREQLEYLVEQSQLPHVTVQVLPFDMGAHPGISGHYAILEFPDTSDSSVVYIEGVTSDLYLEKANDVHRYSVMYEHLRAQALNVDQTRAFIADIAKEYAR; via the coding sequence GTGGCGTCCAGTGTCAATCCCACCGTCAGGCGACGCCGATTGGGCCAGGAGTTGCGCCGGCTCCGCGAGCTCAAGGGCATGACGGCCGAGGAGGTCGCCGAGCGCCTGCTCGTCTCCCAGTCGAAGATCAGCCGGCTGGAGAACGGCCGCCGCTCCATCAGCCAGCGCGACGTACGCGACCTGTGCGGGGTGTACGAGGTCGAGGACCACCGCATCGTGGACTCGCTGATGCAGATGGCCAAGGACTCACGCCAGCAAGGCTGGTGGCACGCCTTCGGCGACATCCCGTACAGCGTCTACATCGGCCTGGAGACCGACGCGGCCTCGCTGCGCGTCTTCGAGCCCCAGGTCGTCCCCGGGCTGCTGCAGACCCGGCCGTACGCGGAGGCGCTGATCAACGGCGCGCTGCCCGAGACGGCCGTGGCCGACGTCGAGAAGCGCGTCGGGGTGCGGATGCGCCGGCAGGACCGGGTCAACACCCCCGACGAGCCGCTCAGGCTCTGGGCCGTGGTCGACGAGGCCGCGCTGCGCCGCGTGGTGGGCAACAAGCAACTGATGCGGGAGCAGCTGGAGTATCTGGTCGAGCAGTCACAACTGCCGCACGTCACGGTGCAGGTGCTGCCTTTCGACATGGGCGCGCATCCAGGAATCAGCGGGCATTACGCGATTCTGGAATTCCCCGACACCTCGGATTCGAGCGTCGTCTACATCGAGGGCGTGACCAGCGATCTCTATCTGGAAAAGGCGAACGACGTGCACCGGTACAGCGTGATGTACGAGCATCTGCGCGCCCAGGCCCTGAACGTTGATCAAACACGCGCGTTCATCGCCGACATCGCCAAGGAATACGCCCGCTAG
- a CDS encoding sodium:solute symporter family protein, whose translation MNSLDWVVLIAYFAVMVAIGIWSHKRVDNVGDFFTAGGKMPWWLSGISHHMSGYSAVMFTGYAGIAYTYGVTSFATWSFPIAVGVAIGVKLFAPRLNRLRSRLHVASPLEYLKERYDLKTQQALAWSGLLLKIVDVGAKWAAIATLLSVFTGLTLTQGILVTGAITAVYCTIGGLWADALTELGQFIIQLFAGVAMLIAVMGELGGFSSLWTVWDKLPDGHGNPTAGPYTVTFLVAFLFIKTFEYNGGMWNQAQRYMATTSAAAASRSARLSAILWLVWPAVLFFPMWCAPLIVHAQKPDASDSYALMTEKLLPHGLLGLVVVGFFSHTMAMCSSDANAISAVFTRDIAPTLSKAARSWTQRAALIAARLSTISFLALSMAVATQVNSPTFKDIITVVIKWVAGLMGPIAIPFILGLLKPFRKSGPVAAIISWASGLVAFWLVNYPINWSVDGGVPLEYQVSVPCALSLVLYIVLGQLHPEDTPERDVLLARINGEGDGDGSGLATAAAGIPAPAGPADATTAGRESSGGAGSTGTES comes from the coding sequence ATGAACAGCCTCGACTGGGTCGTGCTCATCGCATACTTCGCTGTGATGGTCGCGATCGGTATCTGGTCGCACAAGCGCGTCGACAACGTCGGCGACTTCTTCACCGCGGGCGGCAAGATGCCGTGGTGGCTCTCGGGCATCTCGCACCACATGTCCGGCTACAGCGCGGTGATGTTCACCGGTTACGCCGGCATCGCCTACACCTACGGCGTCACCTCGTTCGCCACGTGGTCGTTCCCGATCGCCGTGGGCGTCGCGATCGGCGTCAAGCTCTTCGCGCCGCGGCTCAACCGGCTGCGCTCACGGCTGCACGTCGCCTCACCGCTCGAATATCTGAAGGAGCGCTACGACCTCAAGACCCAGCAGGCGCTGGCCTGGTCGGGGCTGCTGCTGAAGATCGTGGACGTGGGAGCCAAGTGGGCCGCCATCGCCACCCTGCTCTCCGTCTTCACCGGGCTCACCCTCACCCAGGGCATCCTCGTCACCGGCGCCATCACGGCCGTCTACTGCACGATCGGCGGGCTGTGGGCCGACGCGCTCACCGAACTCGGCCAGTTCATCATCCAGTTGTTCGCCGGTGTCGCGATGCTGATCGCCGTCATGGGCGAACTCGGCGGCTTCAGCTCGCTGTGGACGGTCTGGGACAAGCTGCCCGACGGCCACGGCAACCCGACGGCAGGGCCCTACACGGTGACCTTCCTCGTCGCGTTCCTCTTCATCAAGACCTTCGAGTACAACGGCGGCATGTGGAACCAGGCCCAGCGCTACATGGCCACCACCAGCGCCGCTGCGGCCAGCCGTTCGGCCCGGCTGTCGGCGATCCTGTGGCTGGTCTGGCCCGCCGTGCTGTTCTTCCCGATGTGGTGCGCCCCGCTCATCGTGCACGCGCAGAAGCCGGACGCCTCCGACTCGTACGCGCTGATGACCGAGAAGCTGCTGCCGCACGGGCTGTTGGGCCTGGTCGTCGTCGGCTTCTTCTCCCACACGATGGCGATGTGCTCGTCCGACGCCAACGCCATCTCGGCCGTCTTCACCCGCGACATCGCGCCCACCCTCTCGAAGGCGGCCCGCAGTTGGACGCAGCGCGCGGCACTGATCGCGGCGCGGCTGTCCACGATCTCGTTCCTCGCGCTGTCGATGGCGGTCGCCACCCAGGTCAACTCGCCGACGTTCAAGGACATCATCACCGTCGTGATCAAGTGGGTGGCGGGTCTGATGGGTCCGATCGCCATCCCGTTCATCCTCGGTCTGCTCAAGCCGTTCCGTAAGTCGGGACCGGTGGCGGCGATCATCAGCTGGGCGTCCGGACTCGTGGCCTTCTGGCTGGTCAACTACCCGATCAACTGGAGCGTCGACGGCGGGGTGCCGCTGGAGTACCAGGTGTCGGTGCCGTGCGCGCTCTCCCTCGTCCTCTACATCGTGCTCGGCCAGCTGCACCCGGAGGACACCCCGGAGCGCGACGTGCTGCTGGCCCGGATCAACGGCGAAGGGGACGGCGACGGTTCGGGCCTCGCGACCGCAGCCGCCGGCATCCCGGCACCTGCCGGACCGGCCGACGCGACGACCGCGGGACGGGAGTCCTCTGGCGGCGCGGGAAGCACCGGTACGGAGAGCTGA
- a CDS encoding ADP-ribosylglycohydrolase family protein: MSIPSGAVWGRAEQQDFRSRVRGCLLGGAIGDALGAGVAGLSLEEIRAVHGADAVVDFVPVYGRRGAVTAATQLTLFTVDGLIRAQVRRDTGAWHPPTDVHRAHLRWAATQHDWGPDVRRKDNGWLAQEEWLYARRDPTRSCLSGLGDEYMGTLERPKNPTARDAGALVRSAPFGLLVGWEPQLVCQLALECAAQTHGHPAAYLSAGAFAVIVHGLARGESVDAAVQRTLGLLAARPGHEPVTQALRQALGAVRQGIPGPGRIAALGDGHAPEDALAVAVYCALVGEDIRHGLRLAVNHDGPSGATGTLCGALLGTMHGETALPPAWLAELEGRGTLLEIADDFAMEMTQGPALHSPGVAASGWLARYPRG, encoded by the coding sequence ATGAGCATTCCGTCCGGAGCCGTCTGGGGGCGTGCCGAGCAGCAGGATTTCCGCAGCCGGGTACGGGGCTGTCTGCTCGGCGGCGCCATCGGCGACGCGCTGGGCGCGGGGGTCGCCGGACTGAGCCTCGAAGAGATCAGGGCGGTGCACGGGGCGGACGCGGTCGTCGACTTCGTCCCCGTGTACGGGCGCAGGGGCGCCGTCACGGCGGCCACCCAGCTGACCCTGTTCACCGTGGACGGACTGATCCGCGCGCAGGTGCGCAGGGACACCGGCGCCTGGCACCCGCCGACCGATGTGCACCGCGCGCATCTGCGCTGGGCGGCGACCCAGCACGACTGGGGACCCGACGTACGCCGCAAGGACAACGGCTGGCTCGCCCAGGAGGAGTGGCTGTACGCGCGCCGCGACCCGACCCGCTCCTGTCTCTCCGGGCTCGGCGACGAGTACATGGGCACCCTGGAGCGGCCCAAGAACCCCACGGCGCGCGACGCGGGCGCGCTCGTACGCTCGGCGCCGTTCGGGCTGCTCGTCGGCTGGGAGCCGCAACTGGTCTGCCAGCTCGCCCTGGAGTGCGCGGCGCAGACACACGGCCACCCCGCCGCGTACCTCTCGGCGGGTGCCTTCGCCGTGATCGTGCACGGCCTGGCCCGTGGCGAGAGCGTCGACGCTGCCGTCCAGCGCACCCTCGGCCTGCTCGCCGCACGCCCCGGGCACGAACCGGTGACGCAGGCGCTCCGACAGGCGCTCGGCGCGGTACGCCAGGGCATCCCCGGCCCGGGGAGGATCGCGGCGCTCGGCGACGGGCACGCGCCCGAGGACGCGCTCGCCGTCGCCGTCTACTGCGCGCTCGTCGGCGAGGACATCCGGCACGGGCTGCGGCTCGCGGTGAACCACGACGGCCCCTCCGGCGCCACCGGCACCCTGTGCGGCGCACTGCTCGGCACCATGCACGGCGAGACGGCGCTGCCGCCCGCCTGGCTGGCCGAACTGGAAGGGCGCGGAACGCTGCTGGAAATCGCCGACGACTTCGCGATGGAGATGACCCAGGGCCCGGCACTGCACAGCCCCGGCGTCGCCGCGTCCGGCTGGCTGGCCCGCTACCCGCGCGGCTGA